One bacterium genomic window, AAGCAGTCCTGGTCCAAGTTCCTTATGCACCGCAACCGCAACATCAACTATGATTTTCCCGATTTCATTTTCATTCATCTTTGTGTCCTTTGCGTCTCTGTGTGAGTATTTTTATTATTCTAACGATAGAGCTCACCTGCCCAGCCCTTTTAGCAGATTTACTACCTAACAACGATTTAACGACTCGTAGACATATAATCTTTCTGCTTTAATGACTCAGCAAAAGGGCTGGGTCAGGTGCAGCGATTTGTTAGCACAACTAATCGTGCTTTTGTTTCATGCGGTCGATCAGCTTCCCGTTCTTCTGTTCGATCAGAAGAAGAGGGAACAGAATCTCCCGCCAGTCCTCAATGGTTCCATTGACACCAGCGACTTCCAATCCATCATCGGCGTACCATATCTCAAATTTCTGCTCACAGCATCCACACTTGAGCAGATACCGGGGAGTCTTCTTTCCTGTACCCTTCTTGTGGTACACCCGGATTTGCGGCTGGCTGAATCGGGATGTGTCGTAGAACCGATTGGTTCGTTTTGGGATTTGCTGCTTCATCATTTCATTATTACCTTCGGGCTAACGATAAAGTTCAGGTGCGGCGGGGAGAATTACCACAAAAGTTTGATAGCAAGATAAAACTTTGAGAGACCACAAAACTCTGACCACGGCACAGTCCCCCGCCGTCAACTGCAACGCAGGGTTAGACAAAAGCTTTGATTCGCTGTCTTTTCCTTTTCCTCTGCCTCACCGAATTATTGTGCATTCCACATTCAGGTCTGACCCCCAAAAATTTCTACTACGATAACAACATATTTCTTTAGTTCAACCCAAGATGTTGTCTGACTTGAGCAAGTGTAGAGGTCATCATTTCTTGGGAGCGTTTATCTAAAAATGCCATTAACTCTGCATTCTCCCTGATAAGTTGTATCTCTCGATCCATGTCATCCACTTCGGCTATTAAAAATTCTCGCCCCTCTGATGTTCGGACAATAAGGTTTTCATGACTGGCAATGGTGAGAACATCAGGAAAACTTAATTTCTCTCTTGATAATTCAATGGTTTTCATAAATGAAACTCCTTTCCTCGAAAGAATAGTTGATTATGAACTTTATAACCAACCGCTTTAATCTTCACAGTGAACGTATCTTCATCAACATCATAGAAAACTCGATATTCCCCAATCCGAAGTTCCCATCGTGAAAGATCATTGGGAACTAAGGCCTTGCGATTTTTGGTTTCTGTCGTTGGTTCCCATATTAACTGGTTTTCAATCGTATCAAGAATAGTCTTTTGCTCATGTTTTCTAAAATACCGCAAATCTTCTTCTGCTCTTACAGTAATTTTGATCTCAAACATTTGTCAATCCTGTATGCTATGGTTAATTTTTTCGTAGATTACCAAGAGGTTCTCATATTGTATTCTCAATTTTATCCAAGAAGATAAACATGTTTATGCTTCTGTGGATACGGTCACACACCTAACGATAAAGTTCAGGTGCGGCGGGGAGGATTGCCACAAAAGTTTGATAACAAGACAAAACTTTGATAAACCACAAAACTCTGACCACGGCACAGTCCCCCGCCGTCAACTGCAACGCAGGGTTAGACAAAAGCTTTGATTCGCTGTCTTTTCCTTTTTCTCTGCCTCACCGAATTATTGTGCATTCCACATTCACGGTTTGACCCTAAAATATCTCCTTTTTATTTTCTCACACAAAGCCACAAAGAACACAAAGGTTTATTGTTTTATTCAATTCCTTTGTGACTTTGTGTCTCTGTGTGATTATTTTTATTAGTCTAACCTTAGATTATACTGCCCATTATTATTTGTTACTGATAAGTTGTTTTTCCCAGTCAATTCGACCAGTAAATTGCATTACTACAAACAATGTTAAGATACAACAGATAGTTATTGCTAATCCTGTAAATCCTTCAAGAAAGAAAGCATACGAAAAAAGCACCAAATATACGAATTGTGAAAGACCTGTCTCTAAAAGAGCAAAGCGCACTCCTACTACAAGCCGCATGTAGGAGATTACCAAGAATATTGAAACTGCTGAGCAAATTACAAAAGCCAAGTGAATATCAATGTGATCTACTAAATATGCCAAAAGCAGGTGGAAACTAAAAAATGCCGCTGAAATGAAGAAATAATTCATTGGATGGATATTGATTTTCTTCACTACTGTAATTATGAAGATCAAAAATAAGAAGAGGAAAAGAGAAACTGGTGCAAAGAAACTGACTCTACTGACAAAGGGACCCGGATTCAACCTCTGGGGCATATCCATACCGATTTGAATACCCGAGATTAAATTAGAATATCGCCAGGTAAGTTCCCAACCTTTGTCTTTTCTCTCCTTTTTTGTTGGAGAAATGCTATTCTCTGGAAAATCAATCTTATCAAAGTTTGTTATCATTGTCAGCTTGAAATTTTGAATCTGGGAAACATCAGCTCCAAAAAGATACCACCACTCATCCATTCCCTGCGATTCATAAGTAATTTCGATCTTTTTTGCTTCGCCTGAACCAAAGTTTAATTTCTTCAATATTTTTCCTGAAGTTGGTTGAAGCTCTTTAATCTTTTTTCCATCAACAATAAAGCAAAAATTGTCATAGATACCTTCTTTAGTAGGAAAGGTATAGTCAAAGAAAATATCACGATTCTCTTTAGCAGTATTTATAATCTGATACTTCCCAGAGTATCCAATTTGATATGTCGAATACCAAAGCAATCCCTTTCTTCGGTGATCGAGTTTAAAATTTACTGTAATATCGCTACTCTCA contains:
- a CDS encoding type II toxin-antitoxin system RelE/ParE family toxin, with amino-acid sequence MFEIKITVRAEEDLRYFRKHEQKTILDTIENQLIWEPTTETKNRKALVPNDLSRWELRIGEYRVFYDVDEDTFTVKIKAVGYKVHNQLFFRGKEFHL
- a CDS encoding inner membrane CreD family protein, whose product is MWKHIKAIIFIFICTSIAWIILGNVTNLRTHRQDVKLKGAVGQLWGTIQTQQAPYVYYQTRSEKKVKTTRGTETIIETKVETTDHPITLESSDITVNFKLDHRRKGLLWYSTYQIGYSGKYQIINTAKENRDIFFDYTFPTKEGIYDNFCFIVDGKKIKELQPTSGKILKKLNFGSGEAKKIEITYESQGMDEWWYLFGADVSQIQNFKLTMITNFDKIDFPENSISPTKKERKDKGWELTWRYSNLISGIQIGMDMPQRLNPGPFVSRVSFFAPVSLFLFLFLIFIITVVKKINIHPMNYFFISAAFFSFHLLLAYLVDHIDIHLAFVICSAVSIFLVISYMRLVVGVRFALLETGLSQFVYLVLFSYAFFLEGFTGLAITICCILTLFVVMQFTGRIDWEKQLISNK